The following DNA comes from Syntrophobacterales bacterium.
ACCCTATCGGTTCGGCGGGACCGACGACAAGTTATCGGATGGACGCCTACGCCCCCAAAATGATGGAATTGGGCCTGAAAGGGATGATCGGCAAGGGGAACCGCGCCCCGGCGGTCGTAGAGGCGATGCGAAAATACAAGGCCGTTTACTTCGGCGCCACGGGCGGCGCCGCTGCCGTCCTGGCCAGGAGTATCAAGAAGGCGGAGGTTGTTGCCTATGAGGAGCTGGGACCGGAGGCGATCCGTCGTCTGGAGGTGATAGATTTTCCGGCAGTTGTCATCAACGACGTCCGGGGGAACGATCTTTATGTAGAAGGCGCCGGGAAATATCGAAAAGCTTGACGAGCGGCCTGCTTAAAAAAAGCTTGACATCCTCTATAAAATCTGGTCGAAGGGCACATAAGAAATTCATAATCTCAGATAAATTTTCTGCAACAGCGTAAATCGTGATTTTGCTTGGTTTGTTGTTTGGCGAACTCGGAAGAAGGCCGTGATTTCCCGGTTTGCAATTCTATGCGAAGCGCTCTTTATTGAGAATGCCGACAGTAAAATGCCATTTCACAAGCAGCGGGCGCCTTTAATTCCCGTATTTTTCTCATTGCGGGATACGCAGCGCCGCTGGAGAATTGCCGATTATTCAGTAATTATGAGATTGCTTTGCTTGTATTCGCAATAATAAATTAGAGGTTTCACAAGGTTGCACGATGGCAGTTTACATAATGAGCTTAAATCGGAGGAGGTAAATGATGAAGACAGCAAGATCAAGGTACACGTTTTTGGTAAGTATGGCGATTATTGCCGTATTCTTCGCCGTTGCGACGATCAGTCCGGCCAACGCGGCGGAGCGCAAGTCCATCCGCTGGGCCACATCCAGCACGGGTTCTTACGGCTACAAGGTCGCGGCGCAGATGATCAAGGTGCTGGAGGACGCGCTCGGCGGCGAATACACGGTCACCGTCAACCCGTATCCTTCCACGACCGCCGCCATGAAGGCGACGATGGACGGCAACGCGGAAATCGGCTATACGGCCGACGTCGGGATGACCCAGGTTTATGACGGCACGGGCAGCTTCAAAGACTACAAACCCGCCAAATCGCAGATGGTGCATGCCTGGTATGCCTATCAGATGGAGTCGTTCATGGCCGTTTACGCCCCGAAGGCAGGCGCTTACAAGTCATGGGGAGATTTCAGCGGCAAACCGGTTTTCTTTACCCCCGCCGGCTTTATGAACTGGTTGAATTTCCAGCGTATTTTCAAGGCGCTTGGGTATCAGTTCAAACACCTCCAGATCGGTGAGGCGGCCCAGGGCGACTCCCTGCAGAGCGGCACTATTGCAGGCGCCGTAGCCTACACAACGGCCGGAAAATCGCTTGCGTCCTACTGGCGTGAGACAGAGCTGCGCACCGACCTCAAGATAATCAATCCCTCTCCCGATGAGGTGAAAAAACTGACAGCGGCCGGTCTCGCCCCGGTGGAGGTAGATCCCAAACAGGCATTCAGCAAGGACGTCGGCGTGAAGACCATTCTGGGCGTGCCGATTCTGTTCGCTTACAACGTTCGCGCCGATATGCCCGAGGATGTCGTCTATAAGATGCTGAACAAGTTCTACGCCGAGCGTGAAAATCTTGCCAAGGGTGATGCCGGGTTCGGGCCGATGGCGCGCGACTTTGTCGGCATGCAGGTCAAAGGCATCAACGCCAACCCGACCATCCCGGTGCACGCGGGAATGGCGAAGTTCCTGAAAGAAAAGAAGGCATGGGACAACAAGTGGAAGATTGCCGGAAAGTAATCCTTCGCACTGATTGCGTCTGGACGGGACAAAGCGCTGCAATGGCGGCTGTTCCCGTCCAGATTCCCGCATTTATAGATGCCGCCGATGGCAGGCGTATTTTTAAAATGATTCAGGCAAATCAGGGGGGAAACAATGCAGGGTAAACGGATTTCTAACAAATTCAATATTCAGAATCTGATCTTCCTTTTATCGCTTGTCATGTTCGCCTGGCTTTGCTGGTATTTCTATACCGGCTTCGGCGGTCCTATGGAACTGGTGGCTAATCTCGTGCCGGTCGCCCTGGCGGTGAGAATTCTGCATTTACACAAGAACGGCTTCATGTACAAACGCCTTCCGGAACTTGCCAACAACATCATCGTCATAATCTATCTGGCCATTTGCGTCTATGCCTTCTACCATTTTCACATGGAATACGAGGCCATCTCGATCTGGCGGCAAGGTTCCTACACCCGGGAGGACTTCGTCATGGGTCTTCTGGTTTTTGGTCTGGTCATGGAACTGTCGCGGATAACAAACAGTGAGCTGTTCTGGATGAATGTGGTGCTGCTCATCTATACTCTCTGGGGATATCTGAGCCCGATAGATTTTTTCTGGCACCCGGGCGCTTCCTTCTACCGGGTGATTACCTCGAGCACAGTGGAGCTCTCTACCGGCATCTACGGGCAATACGCGCAGATTGCGCTGACGACGATTGCGGCGTTTTTACTGCTGGCGGCGGCGGCGAGCGGCTTTAATGCCCAGGAGGCGATGGTCAGTTTTATGCGCCGAATCGCCGGCAAGTCGCGGCACACGATTCCCCAGACGGCGGTGCTTGCTTCGACGGCGGTTGGCATGATCAGCGGCAGCGGCGCGGCCAATGCCACGGTAGTCGGCGCCTTCACGATCCCGCTGATGAAGCGCTACGGCGTTCCGGGGGTGTTCGCCGCGGCGGTGGAAACGGCGTCGTCGATGGGAGGGCTGATAATGCCGCCCGTGATGGCGGTGGCCGGTTTCGTGATGGCGGAATTCCTCGGCGTCTCTTACTGGAGCGTGGTGATTCGCGGCTTTTCCCTCGCCTTTATTTACTACTCCACGCTCTCTTTATCCGTATATTTAATGAGCATAAGCAAGATGCCCGGCTCGCCGATCGAGGGAGCAACCATGCCGATCTATGAGCAGCTCAAGACGGCGGTTTTCTTCATCGGGATCATCTATTTGACAATCATTATGGGTGTGTTCAACTTCGGCGAGCAGTTGGCCGGTCTCTATGCCGGCTCGTTGATGTTAATCCTCCTCCTCCTTCTTTTTTATTATTTCAAGTATGTGAAAAAGGATCCGGCGACGGACAGGGATGCACTTTTCAAGAACATCCGCAAAATGATTGAGACGCACGCCGAGATGACCTCCTATCTGCTCCTGCTGCTGGCCACCCTCGGCATCATGATCGGCTTGTTCACGGTGACCGGGTTTATCAACCGTATGGGGGGGATGCTCCTGCGCGTCGGTGAATGGAACATCATCGCCCTGGTATTGATGGCCTGGATCTTCGGCTGGCTCGTCGGCACCGGCCTGCCGCCGACGGCGACCTATATCCTCCTTGCGGTTATCATTGTTGACCCGTTGCGCAAACTCGGCGTCGATCCCTGGATCGCCCATTTCTTCGCCTTTTTGATCGCCGTCTGGGGCGAGTTGTCGCCGCCGACTTCGCTTACCGCTGCCGTCTCGGCGCGCATTGCCGATGCCTCCTTCATGAATACCATGTGGCAGGCTCTGAAGATGTGCCTGCCGATTACCATCATGACCTTTGCCATTTTCATCCGCACTAAAATTGTTGTCAGTCCGGGCTGGGGTCAGATCAGCGACACGCTGCTTGTGGCGGTGGGCTGTTGCGGAATATCCTTTGCCATTTTCGGACAGTTCGTCAGCGGCCGGGTTGCGAACATTGCACTATGCACGGCGCTGGCTGTCATTTCTATAGTGATAATGTTCCATCCGAACGGCTTCGTTGCCTTGCTGGCGGCCGCCATTGTGCTGCCGGCAACGATATATGGCGTTGTGCGTCACCGGAAGATCGCCCCGGCTAAGGAGACGCCGCCGTCGGCCGCCGCTCCGAGTTGGAGTTAAAAACCGCAAGACGCGCAGTCCATATTTGTCGCCGCTGGTTCTTTTTACGGTTCTAAGTTGTTTGTAGGGTCTTTGGGGACAGATTTTAAATCTGCCCCCAAATAATGTTCGACGGTGTGACGATTTGCTGAGTTTCGCGAGAAATTCAAAAGGCTCAATACAGGGAATTGCTCAAAGGCTCTGATTTTCCTCCGCTCAAAGAAGCGGGGTGGTTCCGCTTTGGCCCTCGAGTTTCAATATTCTCTGTCTTAGTTCCTCCGGCACGGAGACCTTCCTGTTTTCCTGATAATTGAAGGTCACGATCAGCCCCTCGCCCTCGGCGGCCATTTTCTGATGGCTTACGCTAAAAACGCCGTAGCCCATCATAAAACTGTGTTCTCCGATGTTTGTAACTTTGGCGCCGATCAGAACATCGTCCGGATATGTGATCTGCACCTTGAATTTGCAGGAGAGGGAGGCGAGAATCGGGCCGATACCCGTCCTGGCCATTGCCTCGATCATGTCCAGCTTGTAAAAATAGGCAATCCGGGCGCTTTCGAAATACCTTAAATAGATGATGTTGTTGACATGCTGGAAGGCATCCATCTCCCCCCAGGCCACAGGCGTTTTTATCACTACCGGATAACCATTCAACAGGCTTCTCATTTCGACCTCCGTTGTAATATCTGTTTGCGGCGCTCATACCACATATTTTTTATTACCGGCAATTTTCAGGAGCGGATGATATCAACCGGGTTGATCTGGATCGCCTTGACCGAGGGGTAGATCCCCGCGAGGATCCCGGAGAGGGCCGAGGCGGCGAAGGAGAGAATAAGTCCCGGCACGGAGATGGTTGCCGGATAGCCCAGAATCCTGGCGATGGCAAGGCTGGCCAGGATTCCCGCGAGAATCCCGATCAGGCCTCCGGTCACGGAAATGAAGGAGGATTCGAGCAGGAATTGCAGAATGATATCGTGCCGGCGCGCTCCTACCGCCCGGCGGATCCCGATCTCTATCCGCCGTTCGTTCACGATCAGAATCATGATCGACAGAATCCCGAGGGCGCCGATCAGAAAGGATGCCGCCGCCGCGGTTCTGCCCAGGATCGTGATCATGCCCATCGCGTCATTTTTCAGGGCGTTGACGTCCTTCAAATCGACAACGGTGAAATCGTCTTTAAATCCTTCCTTTATCCTGTGCCGCATCCGCAAAAGTGCAGCGATGTCCGCCTGCAGGGTCGCGATGGCGTTGCCGCTTGCCGCCTGAATATAGAGAGAATTGACATAATCCTGGTTGGTAAAGGTGCGCAAGAAGGTCTTGAGCGGGATGAATATCTGGTTATCCTGGTCATTTCCCGCGATATCGGAGCCCTTGGCAATCGTAATGCCGATGACCAGGCAGGGAACCCGCCAGATCAGGATGGTTTTTCCCACCGGGTTTTCCTTGCCGAAAAGTTTTTCGGCGGTGGCCGGACCGAGCACGGCGACCTTCCGCTGGTTTTTGTCATCGTCGTCGGTTATCGAGTTTCCCTCGGCAATCTCAAAATTGCGGACTTCCAGAAAATTGGGGGTAACGCCGTTGACGGCGATGGCTTTCAATACCGAGTTTCTGTAGCGGATGGGGAAGGCCTTCATCCCTGCCGGCGCAACCTGGGTTGCCGCGGGCAGCGAGTCCAAAATGGCCGTGCCGTCTTCCCGTGTCAGGGTGGTGGAGCGGCTCGTCAGGGAAGTCCGCGGGCCGTGCTGATGGAACTGGCCGCTGAAGACAATGACAAGATTTTTGCCGAGATTGTCGATTTCCTGTGCCGTTTTTAATGAGAGAGAGTCGGAAAGGTTGCCCACGATAACCAGGGACAGCGTCCCGAAAAACACCCCGAGCACGGCGAGCGCCGTCCGGAGCCGGTAGTTGCCGAGGGCGCCGAGGGCGATTTTCAAATTGAGGATGATTCTCTTCATGTTCAGCCCCGGATCGCTTCGATGGGTTTCAGGTTGGCCGCGCGGGAGGCCGGCTGGAGGCCAAAGGCAATGCCGACAATCCACGAGAGGATAAGCCCGATCACGAAGGCCTTCCAGGAAAAATAGATCGGGAAATCGGCCAGTTTCTGGAGCAGTTTGGCACCGGCAAAGCCCAAAAGAAAGCCGCAGGCGCCGCCCGCCGTGGTTAGAAGCAGGGCCTCGCCGAGAAACTGGTACAGGATGTCCCGTTTTTTTGCACCGACCGAACGGCGGATGCCGATCTCCCCGGTGCGCTCCCGGACGGACAGATGGAAGAGGTTGGCCAGGACAAAGCCGGCGACGACAAGCGAGATGATGCCGACGATGCCGACAAAGACGATCAGCGAGCCGGTCAGGGCGACGAGAAATTTTATGATGTCCTTGGAAGAGAATATCTGAAAGTCGTCCACTTCCCGCGCGGGAATGCGATGCCGCATCCGCAGGAATTCCTTGAGTTCCTCCATGCGCAGATCGATGTTTTCAACATCCTCGAAACGCACCCGCAGCACCGAGACGTATTTTGCCTCGTTCTGCAGCTTTTTCATGACGGTTGTAATCGGCATCACCACCCGATTGTCGAGGTTGCCGCCTCCCATCGAGGCCCCCCTTTCCAAAAGGACGCCGACCACCTGAACGGGAATCGTTCTTACCTGGATAAACTTGCCGACAGGGTTTTCCTCGCCGAAAAGCTCATGCATGGTTTCGCTGCCGATCAAGGCAACGTTTGCGGAACGTTTGAGGTCTTCTTCGGTGAAATCCGATCCCTCCACGACCGGCCAGCTCCAGGCGACGCTGTAATCGCTTGTTGAGCCGACAACCTGGGAGGCGTAGCGGTTTCCCAGGTAGGAGACGGTTACATTGCGGAGGCTGCTCATCGGGACAACGAGGTAGGCGGTGCCGAACGAGGCGCGGATCGCATCTGCGTCCGCAATCGTCAGAGTCTTTACACGCCGGGTAATCGCCCGCGACTCCTCCGAGCCGCCGACAATCAAAACGGCGTCGGGGCCGAAGACATCCACAATATCGTAGGCTTTTTGAAAGGCGCCCTCGGTTGTGGCGACGATGATCGTGATTGCCGAAATGCCGATGGCGATGCTGAGAATGCAGAAAAAACTCCGCAGTTTCAGGGCAATGACCGCTGCAAGCGACTGGGAGAGGATGTTGATGATTCTACTCATCGATGATGACACCGTCTTTTATCCGGATGATCCGCTGGGCGCAGGCGGCAATTGCCGCGTCGTGGGTCACGAGGATTACGGTTTTGCCTTTTTTGTTCATTTCGGCAAGCAGGTTCATGATTTCCGCGGCGGTTTTGCTGTCCAATTGACCGGTCGGCTCGTCGGCAAGGATCATCTCCGGGTCGTTCATCAAGGCCCGACAGATGGCTGTCCGCTGCTGTTCCCCTCCGGAGAGCCGGTTCGGACGAAAGTTCATCCGCTTTTCGAGGCCGACCAGGTGGAGAAGTTCAACGGCGTGCTTCTCAATGTGTCCCCCCCCTTTTTCCCGGTATAGCGTCGGCAGCAGGACATTTTCCAGAACCGTCGCATAGGGGAGAAGATAGAAACTCTGAAAAACAAAGCCGATATGGGTGTTGCGAAGTTCGGAAAGGGCATCGTCCTGCAGTCCCAGCACCTCCTGCCCGGCTAACAGATAGCGTCCGGAGGTGGGTACGTCGAGGCAGCCGATCAGGTTCATCAGCGTGGATTTTCCCGAGCCCGACGTGCCCATGATGGCGATGAATTCCCCTTTGTCAACCGCCAGGTCGATTCCCTTCAGCACCTCGACGGATATGTTTTCGCCGAGGCTGAAGGTCTTTGTAACATTTTCCATCAGGCATAGTGCGGTCATGGACGACTTCCACTGGCGTTTTTGACAGTGCCGTTCCTGGGCGCGATCGGCAGGACGAGTTTTGTCGCAAGCTCGGTTCCCTCGGCAACCCCGGCGAGAACCTCGGTGCGCTCTTCACCGCGGATGCCGAGCTTCAACTGCACCTTTTGGACGGAGTGGGAACCTTTCTGTGCTTTATATGCTATCTGACGTCCTTTTTCGAATTTGATCGCGGCGTTCGGAACCGTCAGCACGTCTGACTTTTCGTTCAGGACGATCTTCACATGGGTTGTCATTTCCGGACGGAGGAAGGCCGCGTCGGCGGGGGAGACCTTCACCGTTGCGAGGTAATAAACGATGTTGTCCTTGACGACCGGCTGGGGGTTGATCCGCTCGATGGAGCTTTTGAAGGTGCGGTCGGGGAAGGTATCGACGGTGTATTCGACTACCTGCCCATTTTTTGCCCGGCCGACATCGGTTTCGTCAATATAAGTCCACATTTCGAGTCGCGTCGGATCGAGAACCGTAACGAGGTTGGCCACCTGAAGCCCGGCGACGATCGTTTCGCCCTCCTGCCCGGTGACATCGGCGACGATCCCGGAAAGCGGCGAATAGATGCGCGTATAGGAAAGCCGGATCTCCTGCTGTTCGATCTGGGCCGTTATTTCCTTGATCGTGGAATTGGCGATCTGCTCTTGCGTGACGAACTCCTCTTTGAGTCGCTGCAAAACCGCCTCCGCCGCCAGGGATTGATTCTGCGCCCGGTCCAGCGCGTCTTTTGTAGTGTATTCCCTTTTGAGCAGTTCCTGCTGGCGCTCGTAGGCAATGCGGGCGTAGCTCCAATTCGCTTCCGCCTCCTTTATTTTCTGCGGGTAGGTAAGTTTGGTCTGCGCCAGGGTGCTCTGGGCGGCGCGCAGGGCGGCCTTCTGCTGTTCGATCGCCTTCAGGGTTTCCCGGTCGTCTATTTTGGCGATAAACTGTCCGGCCTTGACCCGGTCTCCCACCTTGACGAGCATTTTATCCAGTCTGCCTGTCGCCCGGGCGCCGATTTTGACCACTGCCCCCACCTGGGATTTGATGATCCCGGTTTCGACCAGCACGCCTCGGATATTGCCCTTTTCCACCCGTCCTGTCTCGAGAACCTGGGTCTGCGGTTCGGGGTACAGCTTTTTGTATCCGGCAAATCCTCCCGCGCTCAGTATTGCAATCAGAACAACTGCCCACAACAATTTTTTCTTCACGTTATTTCCTCGTAAGACACAGATTTCTTTTGCGTTTGTCTAATCAGAGCTGTTTTCCCGATATTTTTTCCAGAAGGGCTGTGGCCAAAGCGACATTCAACTCTGCGGCAATCAGTTGTTCCCGCGCGCCGGCCAGGAGGCTTTCCGCCTGGACCAGCGACAGAATGTCCCCCACGCCGACCTTGTATTCGCCAAAGGCCTGTTCGTAGTTCTGGGTTGCCTGCTGAAGTTGAGCGCCGGCAACCTTATTGTTGCGCATCGCCGTCGCGAGATCCTCCCACCCCTTGCGGCAATCGAGCAGGAGTTGCCTTTTGAGCTCCTTGATGTTTTCGTCGGAAATCGCAATCTCGATTCCCGCAGCTTTCCTCCGGTAGAATTTGCCCAGTTCGAAGATATTCCAGGATGCTGTCAACCCGATGTTTTTGTCTTCCACCATCCTTGTTCCCGACGTGCCCGCATCCCCCCGGCTGTACGAGAGGTTGGCGGACAGGGTTGGATAAAAATCGGCCCCGGACAGGGAAAGGTTGCTTTGGGCCGTTTTCAGGGCGATTTCCGCCTGGCGTATTTCCGGCCGCTGAAGCGTGGCGTCGGCGAGGGGGTTGAACTCCGGGGGGGCGCTGTCGAACGAAAACGTACCT
Coding sequences within:
- a CDS encoding Fe-S-containing hydro-lyase, with protein sequence MANEIRLKTPLTDADTDKLKIGDKVLISGIIYTGRDAAHKRMIELVNAGQELPIDVKGQIIYYVGPTPARPGNPIGSAGPTTSYRMDAYAPKMMELGLKGMIGKGNRAPAVVEAMRKYKAVYFGATGGAAAVLARSIKKAEVVAYEELGPEAIRRLEVIDFPAVVINDVRGNDLYVEGAGKYRKA
- a CDS encoding TRAP transporter fused permease subunit, which codes for MQGKRISNKFNIQNLIFLLSLVMFAWLCWYFYTGFGGPMELVANLVPVALAVRILHLHKNGFMYKRLPELANNIIVIIYLAICVYAFYHFHMEYEAISIWRQGSYTREDFVMGLLVFGLVMELSRITNSELFWMNVVLLIYTLWGYLSPIDFFWHPGASFYRVITSSTVELSTGIYGQYAQIALTTIAAFLLLAAAASGFNAQEAMVSFMRRIAGKSRHTIPQTAVLASTAVGMISGSGAANATVVGAFTIPLMKRYGVPGVFAAAVETASSMGGLIMPPVMAVAGFVMAEFLGVSYWSVVIRGFSLAFIYYSTLSLSVYLMSISKMPGSPIEGATMPIYEQLKTAVFFIGIIYLTIIMGVFNFGEQLAGLYAGSLMLILLLLLFYYFKYVKKDPATDRDALFKNIRKMIETHAEMTSYLLLLLATLGIMIGLFTVTGFINRMGGMLLRVGEWNIIALVLMAWIFGWLVGTGLPPTATYILLAVIIVDPLRKLGVDPWIAHFFAFLIAVWGELSPPTSLTAAVSARIADASFMNTMWQALKMCLPITIMTFAIFIRTKIVVSPGWGQISDTLLVAVGCCGISFAIFGQFVSGRVANIALCTALAVISIVIMFHPNGFVALLAAAIVLPATIYGVVRHRKIAPAKETPPSAAAPSWS
- a CDS encoding acyl-CoA thioesterase, which produces MRSLLNGYPVVIKTPVAWGEMDAFQHVNNIIYLRYFESARIAYFYKLDMIEAMARTGIGPILASLSCKFKVQITYPDDVLIGAKVTNIGEHSFMMGYGVFSVSHQKMAAEGEGLIVTFNYQENRKVSVPEELRQRILKLEGQSGTTPLL
- a CDS encoding ABC transporter permease, translating into MKRIILNLKIALGALGNYRLRTALAVLGVFFGTLSLVIVGNLSDSLSLKTAQEIDNLGKNLVIVFSGQFHQHGPRTSLTSRSTTLTREDGTAILDSLPAATQVAPAGMKAFPIRYRNSVLKAIAVNGVTPNFLEVRNFEIAEGNSITDDDDKNQRKVAVLGPATAEKLFGKENPVGKTILIWRVPCLVIGITIAKGSDIAGNDQDNQIFIPLKTFLRTFTNQDYVNSLYIQAASGNAIATLQADIAALLRMRHRIKEGFKDDFTVVDLKDVNALKNDAMGMITILGRTAAAASFLIGALGILSIMILIVNERRIEIGIRRAVGARRHDIILQFLLESSFISVTGGLIGILAGILASLAIARILGYPATISVPGLILSFAASALSGILAGIYPSVKAIQINPVDIIRS
- a CDS encoding ABC transporter permease; translation: MSRIINILSQSLAAVIALKLRSFFCILSIAIGISAITIIVATTEGAFQKAYDIVDVFGPDAVLIVGGSEESRAITRRVKTLTIADADAIRASFGTAYLVVPMSSLRNVTVSYLGNRYASQVVGSTSDYSVAWSWPVVEGSDFTEEDLKRSANVALIGSETMHELFGEENPVGKFIQVRTIPVQVVGVLLERGASMGGGNLDNRVVMPITTVMKKLQNEAKYVSVLRVRFEDVENIDLRMEELKEFLRMRHRIPAREVDDFQIFSSKDIIKFLVALTGSLIVFVGIVGIISLVVAGFVLANLFHLSVRERTGEIGIRRSVGAKKRDILYQFLGEALLLTTAGGACGFLLGFAGAKLLQKLADFPIYFSWKAFVIGLILSWIVGIAFGLQPASRAANLKPIEAIRG
- a CDS encoding ABC transporter ATP-binding protein; amino-acid sequence: MTALCLMENVTKTFSLGENISVEVLKGIDLAVDKGEFIAIMGTSGSGKSTLMNLIGCLDVPTSGRYLLAGQEVLGLQDDALSELRNTHIGFVFQSFYLLPYATVLENVLLPTLYREKGGGHIEKHAVELLHLVGLEKRMNFRPNRLSGGEQQRTAICRALMNDPEMILADEPTGQLDSKTAAEIMNLLAEMNKKGKTVILVTHDAAIAACAQRIIRIKDGVIIDE
- a CDS encoding efflux RND transporter periplasmic adaptor subunit encodes the protein MKKKLLWAVVLIAILSAGGFAGYKKLYPEPQTQVLETGRVEKGNIRGVLVETGIIKSQVGAVVKIGARATGRLDKMLVKVGDRVKAGQFIAKIDDRETLKAIEQQKAALRAAQSTLAQTKLTYPQKIKEAEANWSYARIAYERQQELLKREYTTKDALDRAQNQSLAAEAVLQRLKEEFVTQEQIANSTIKEITAQIEQQEIRLSYTRIYSPLSGIVADVTGQEGETIVAGLQVANLVTVLDPTRLEMWTYIDETDVGRAKNGQVVEYTVDTFPDRTFKSSIERINPQPVVKDNIVYYLATVKVSPADAAFLRPEMTTHVKIVLNEKSDVLTVPNAAIKFEKGRQIAYKAQKGSHSVQKVQLKLGIRGEERTEVLAGVAEGTELATKLVLPIAPRNGTVKNASGSRP